A DNA window from Medicago truncatula cultivar Jemalong A17 unplaced genomic scaffold, MtrunA17r5.0-ANR MtrunA17Chr0c01, whole genome shotgun sequence contains the following coding sequences:
- the LOC120577825 gene encoding uncharacterized protein, with translation MLNSFWWGHNSANSRGLHWLSWERLSVPKVFGGMGVKGLKAFNMAMVGKQAWKLVSSPESLITRLLKAKYFPRSDYFGASIGHNPTYVWRSIWSAKDVIRRGFQWSIGTGEHIPVWDHPWISNVARILPSTHHQLEWPSIIVSDLLITPQKQWNMELINTFFDSIFQPMCLLSYNTWISSKSKFFSVTLWSIWKHRNNKVLNNITDTAQDICARAGSLLTSWRNAQNIWHPSPQNPSTPNDLKWVKPSPGRFTCNVDASLSQAQNRVGIGVCIRDEEGCFVLAKTEWMTPLLDVELGEALGLLSAMHWVRDLQLGIVDFELDSKSVVDSLYGSTSGVSNFSAIINDCRRLLASDLVTSNVRFIRRQANEFAHSFAIVALRHASFHIHIRIPSCISTIILNEMQ, from the exons atgttaaattccTTTTGGTGGGGTCATAATTCAGCAAATTCTCGAGGATTACATTGGCTATCTTGGGAGCGGCTTTCAGTTCCAAAGGTATTTGGAGGTATGGGAGTTAAGGGCCTTAAGGCCTTTAATATGGCTATGGTTGGTAAGCAGGCTTGGAAGTTGGTTTCTTCTCCAGAGTCTCTAATCACTCGTTTActcaaagctaaatattttcCTCGTAGTGACTATTTTGGAGCTAGCATTGGCCATAATCCTACTTATGTTTGGCGTAGTATTTGGAGTGCTAAAGATGTGATTCGGCGTGGTTTTCAGTGGAGTATAGGTACAGGCGAACACATACCAGTTTGGGATCATCCTTGGATCAGTAATGTTGCACGAATTTTACCTTCAACTCATCATCAATTGGAGTGGCCTTCTATCATTGTTTCTGACTTGTTGATTACACCCCAGAAACAGTGGAATATGGAGCTCATTAATACTTTCTTTGACTCTA TTTTCCAACCAATGTGTTTGCTATCCTACAACACCTGGATCAGCAGCAAAAGCAAATTTTTCAGTGTGACCCTTTGGAGTATTTGGAAGCATCGAAACAATAAGGTATTGAACAACATCACTGATACAGCTCAAGATATTTGTGCTCGTGCAGGTTCTCTTCTTACTAGCTGGAGGAATGCTCAGAATATTTGGCATCCTAGCCCTCAAAATCCTTCCACCCCGAATGATTTGAAGTGGGTTAAACCAAGTCCCGGCAGGTTTACCTGTAATGTTGATGCGTCCTTGTCTCAAGCTCAGAATCGGGTTGGTATTGGTGTTTGCATTCGAGATGAAGAAGGTTGTTTTGTTTTAGCCAAGACTGAATGGATGACTCCGCTCCTTGATGTCGAGTTGGGTGAGGCTTTGGGTTTGTTATCAGCAATGCACTGGGTTCGTGATCTGCAACTAGGTATTGTGGACTTTGAGCTTGACTCCAAAAGTGTGGTAGACAGTCTTTATGGTAGTACTAGTGGCGTCTCTAATTTTAGCGCAATTATTAATGATTGTAGACGTCTGTTAGCTTCTGATTTAGTAACCTCTAATGTTAGGTTCATTCGGAGACAAGCCAACGAATTCGCTCATAGCTTTGCTATAGTGGCTTTGCGTCATGCTAGTTTCCATATTCATATTAGGATTCCATCTTGTATCTCTActattattttgaatgaaatgcaataa